One region of Carya illinoinensis cultivar Pawnee chromosome 8, C.illinoinensisPawnee_v1, whole genome shotgun sequence genomic DNA includes:
- the LOC122318541 gene encoding flowering locus K homology domain isoform X2: MAEVEVDQGFGEPEDDQIPDQVSDQVFDQVVTQVPENSEPEQKKELDEDSVVGSNEKKWPGWPGESVFRMLVPAQKVGSIIGRRGEFIKKIVEETRARIKILDGPPGTAERAVMVSAKEEPDSSLPPAMDGLLRVHKRIVDGLEGDSSHAPPGAGGKVSTRLLVAASQAGSLIGKQGGTVKSIQEASNCIVRVLGAEDLPVFALQDDRVVEVVGDPAGVHKAVELIASHLRKFLVDRSIIPIFEMHMQMGNPQMEHMPPHQSWGPPQGVPPSGGGGPGYGPNTQYMPPPRQHDNYYLPSDMHPPMEKQPHHGISAYGREAPMGLPASSSAQASSLVTQVTQQMQIPLLYADAVIGAAGANISYIRRASGATVTIQETRGVPGEMTVEISGTTPQVLAAQQLIQNFMADAGAPTQAQTGGTTDPGYNSYPPHGSVYASPPPNSGHSGHTGNYGSVYGTNYGY, from the exons ATGGCTGAAGTTGAGGTTGATCAAGGTTTTGGTGAACCAGAAGACGATCAAATTCCTGATCAAGTATCTGATCAAGTATTTGATCAAGTAGTCACTCAGGTTCCAGAAAACTCGGAGCCTGAACAAAAGAAAGAGCTTGACGAGGATTCTGTAGTTGGAAGTAATGAAAAAAAGTGGCCTGGGTGGCCTGGAGAGAGTGTTTTCCGGATGTTGGTTCCCGCACAAAAGGTTGGTAGTATAATTGGTCGTAGAGGAgagttcataaaaaaaatagttgaggAGACAAGAGCTCGCATCAAAATTCTTGATGGTCCTCCAGGGACGGCAGAAAGAGCT GTGATGGTATCTGCCAAGGAGGAGCCTGACTCTTCTCTTCCTCCAGCTATGGATGGCCTTCTTAGAGTTCATAAACGCATTGTTGATGGTTTGGAGGGTGATTCGTCTCATGCTCCTCCTGGCGCCGGGGGcaaagtttcaacaaggcttcTAGTGGCAGCCTCTCAAGCTGGAAGCTTGATTGGAAAACAGGGAGGGACAGTTAAATCTATTCAAGAAGCCTCTAATTGTATTGTTAGAGTTCTTGGAGCag AAGACCTACCAGTTTTTGCTCTTCAAGATGATAGGGTAGTTGAAGTTGTAGGGGATCCAGCTGGTGTGCACAAAGCGGTGGAGCTAATTGCATCTCATCTCAGGAAGTTTTTAGTTGATCGTAGCATAATTCCAATATTTGAAATGCAT ATGCAAATGGGGAATCCTCAGATGGAGCATATGCCGCCACACCAGTCATGGGGTCCACCTCAAGGTGTTCCTCCAAGTGGTGGTGGAGGTCCTGGCTATGGACCTAATACTCAGTACATGCCACCTCCACGGcaacatgataattattatctGCCTTCTGACATGCATCCTCCCATGGAAAAGCAGCCTCATCATGGGATATCGGCCTATGGAAGAGAAGCTCCAATGGGTCTACCTGCATCGTCAAGTGCCCAAGCTTCATCATTGGTTACCCAG GTCACACAGCAAATGCAGATCCCACTGTTATATGCTGATGCTGTTATTGGGGCAGCTGGTGCAAATATAAGCTATATTCGTAGAGCTAGTGGGGCAACCGTCACCATACAAGAAACTAGGGGTGTTCCTGGAGAAATGACCGTTGAAATCAGTGGAACTACTCCCCAAGTTCTAGCAGCTCAGCAGCTGATACAG aatttcatGGCCGATGCTGGAGCACCAACACAGGCTCAAACAGGTGGGACTACAGACCCAGGTTATAATTCTTATCCACCTCATGGTTCTGTATATGCATCTCCACCTCCCAATTCTGGACATTCAGGCCATACTGGAAATTATGGCTCAGTCTATGGCACAAACTATGGGTACTAA
- the LOC122318541 gene encoding flowering locus K homology domain isoform X1, whose amino-acid sequence MAEVEVDQGFGEPEDDQIPDQVSDQVFDQVVTQVPENSEPEQKKELDEDSVVGSNEKKWPGWPGESVFRMLVPAQKVGSIIGRRGEFIKKIVEETRARIKILDGPPGTAERAVMVSAKEEPDSSLPPAMDGLLRVHKRIVDGLEGDSSHAPPGAGGKVSTRLLVAASQAGSLIGKQGGTVKSIQEASNCIVRVLGAEDLPVFALQDDRVVEVVGDPAGVHKAVELIASHLRKFLVDRSIIPIFEMHMQMGNPQMEHMPPHQSWGPPQGVPPSGGGGPGYGPNTQYMPPPRQHDNYYLPSDMHPPMEKQPHHGISAYGREAPMGLPASSSAQASSLVTQVAVTQQMQIPLLYADAVIGAAGANISYIRRASGATVTIQETRGVPGEMTVEISGTTPQVLAAQQLIQNFMADAGAPTQAQTGGTTDPGYNSYPPHGSVYASPPPNSGHSGHTGNYGSVYGTNYGY is encoded by the exons ATGGCTGAAGTTGAGGTTGATCAAGGTTTTGGTGAACCAGAAGACGATCAAATTCCTGATCAAGTATCTGATCAAGTATTTGATCAAGTAGTCACTCAGGTTCCAGAAAACTCGGAGCCTGAACAAAAGAAAGAGCTTGACGAGGATTCTGTAGTTGGAAGTAATGAAAAAAAGTGGCCTGGGTGGCCTGGAGAGAGTGTTTTCCGGATGTTGGTTCCCGCACAAAAGGTTGGTAGTATAATTGGTCGTAGAGGAgagttcataaaaaaaatagttgaggAGACAAGAGCTCGCATCAAAATTCTTGATGGTCCTCCAGGGACGGCAGAAAGAGCT GTGATGGTATCTGCCAAGGAGGAGCCTGACTCTTCTCTTCCTCCAGCTATGGATGGCCTTCTTAGAGTTCATAAACGCATTGTTGATGGTTTGGAGGGTGATTCGTCTCATGCTCCTCCTGGCGCCGGGGGcaaagtttcaacaaggcttcTAGTGGCAGCCTCTCAAGCTGGAAGCTTGATTGGAAAACAGGGAGGGACAGTTAAATCTATTCAAGAAGCCTCTAATTGTATTGTTAGAGTTCTTGGAGCag AAGACCTACCAGTTTTTGCTCTTCAAGATGATAGGGTAGTTGAAGTTGTAGGGGATCCAGCTGGTGTGCACAAAGCGGTGGAGCTAATTGCATCTCATCTCAGGAAGTTTTTAGTTGATCGTAGCATAATTCCAATATTTGAAATGCAT ATGCAAATGGGGAATCCTCAGATGGAGCATATGCCGCCACACCAGTCATGGGGTCCACCTCAAGGTGTTCCTCCAAGTGGTGGTGGAGGTCCTGGCTATGGACCTAATACTCAGTACATGCCACCTCCACGGcaacatgataattattatctGCCTTCTGACATGCATCCTCCCATGGAAAAGCAGCCTCATCATGGGATATCGGCCTATGGAAGAGAAGCTCCAATGGGTCTACCTGCATCGTCAAGTGCCCAAGCTTCATCATTGGTTACCCAGGTTGCT GTCACACAGCAAATGCAGATCCCACTGTTATATGCTGATGCTGTTATTGGGGCAGCTGGTGCAAATATAAGCTATATTCGTAGAGCTAGTGGGGCAACCGTCACCATACAAGAAACTAGGGGTGTTCCTGGAGAAATGACCGTTGAAATCAGTGGAACTACTCCCCAAGTTCTAGCAGCTCAGCAGCTGATACAG aatttcatGGCCGATGCTGGAGCACCAACACAGGCTCAAACAGGTGGGACTACAGACCCAGGTTATAATTCTTATCCACCTCATGGTTCTGTATATGCATCTCCACCTCCCAATTCTGGACATTCAGGCCATACTGGAAATTATGGCTCAGTCTATGGCACAAACTATGGGTACTAA